In the Dehalococcoidia bacterium genome, one interval contains:
- a CDS encoding prephenate dehydrogenase/arogenate dehydrogenase family protein, whose translation MTTIKRIAIIGLGLIGGSLGLALKQAKDNDLEIIGFARRPETAAEALKRGAVDKTEPTLSKAVASADIVIVATPILVLRDIFGEIAPHLQPGTIVSDVGSTKVQIMQWAKELLPSEVSFIGGHPMAGKETTGIEVAEAGLFKESVYCLTPSPTAKKESVQTMQELVISIGARLLFIEAKEHDKLVAGISHLPLVISSALVSTLGRDPSWADMSKLAATGYRDTSRLASGSSELNTGICLTNQEALARWLDQYIEELQEYRRLIAEGNPDLEKSFRKARNIRLRWQEKEGNRFK comes from the coding sequence ATGACGACCATCAAACGCATCGCAATCATCGGCTTGGGCCTGATCGGCGGATCCCTTGGCCTGGCATTAAAACAGGCAAAGGATAATGATCTGGAGATCATCGGATTTGCCAGGCGCCCGGAGACGGCCGCCGAGGCCCTCAAAAGAGGTGCTGTAGACAAAACCGAGCCAACCCTGTCAAAAGCAGTGGCCAGCGCGGATATCGTCATCGTGGCCACACCGATCCTGGTGCTGAGAGACATCTTTGGCGAGATCGCCCCTCATCTCCAGCCAGGCACCATCGTCAGCGATGTCGGCAGCACCAAAGTCCAGATCATGCAATGGGCAAAAGAACTCTTGCCATCAGAGGTCAGCTTCATTGGCGGCCATCCCATGGCCGGCAAGGAGACTACCGGAATCGAGGTGGCGGAAGCAGGTCTCTTCAAAGAATCGGTTTACTGCCTGACCCCGTCCCCTACTGCGAAAAAGGAATCCGTGCAGACAATGCAGGAATTGGTGATATCCATTGGGGCCAGGTTACTTTTCATTGAGGCAAAAGAGCATGACAAACTGGTAGCCGGGATCAGCCATCTTCCTCTGGTCATCTCATCGGCTTTGGTCTCGACGCTGGGACGCGACCCTTCGTGGGCGGATATGTCCAAACTCGCTGCCACCGGATACCGAGACACCAGTCGGTTAGCTTCCGGAAGCTCTGAACTGAACACCGGGATTTGCCTGACGAATCAAGAAGCATTGGCCAGATGGCTGGACCAGTATATTGAAGAGCTACAGGAATATCGCCGCCTGATTGCGGAAGGCAACCCGGACCTGGAAAAATCGTTCCGGAAGGCCCGGAACATCCGCCTGAGATGGCAGGAAAAAGAGGGGAATCGCTTCAAGTAA
- a CDS encoding site-2 protease family protein gives MLLVLNSGASLTDFLLALPILIPVLLPMLVFHEVSHGWVAYRLGDNTAKQMGRLSLNPLPHIDAGGAIAFLLIGIGWAKPVPVNPYRLRMDPRKGMAIVAAAGPITNLTMAAIFAIPFRLDWISADNPLESSSLLTMFFALIVLFNLILAIFNLLPVPPFDGYRIVVGILPRQWASPVANLEKYAPLIIVGFLILVFYTGLISSVIDSAVNFFSNAFMGQQLS, from the coding sequence ATGCTTTTAGTTCTGAATTCAGGTGCGAGTCTAACCGATTTTCTGTTGGCGCTACCTATCCTGATCCCTGTTTTGCTCCCCATGCTGGTTTTTCATGAGGTGAGTCATGGCTGGGTAGCCTATAGGCTGGGAGATAACACCGCAAAGCAGATGGGAAGATTATCCCTAAATCCGCTTCCTCATATTGATGCCGGAGGGGCCATTGCCTTTCTTCTGATCGGCATTGGGTGGGCAAAACCCGTTCCGGTCAATCCCTATCGGCTCCGAATGGATCCTCGCAAAGGAATGGCAATTGTGGCTGCAGCAGGTCCCATAACCAACCTGACTATGGCCGCCATCTTCGCTATTCCCTTCAGACTGGACTGGATATCGGCTGATAACCCGCTGGAATCCTCTTCACTTCTGACCATGTTCTTCGCGCTTATCGTGCTATTCAACCTGATCCTGGCCATTTTCAATTTACTCCCCGTACCGCCTTTCGACGGGTACAGGATAGTGGTAGGAATTCTGCCCCGGCAATGGGCCTCTCCCGTGGCAAACCTGGAAAAATATGCCCCTCTTATTATCGTAGGGTTTCTCATTCTCGTCTTTTATACCGGCCTGATATCAAGTGTGATAGATAGTGCCGTGAATTTCTTCTCCAACGCCTTCATGGGACAACAACTATCATGA